A region from the Ptychodera flava strain L36383 chromosome 12, AS_Pfla_20210202, whole genome shotgun sequence genome encodes:
- the LOC139146282 gene encoding glutathione hydrolase 1 proenzyme-like — MNTTMEIEETKSRDISKSKKVSRKVLVVISLVCAICAVGGGLILIYALDECSFSRCSQTPPGHEELHDGSSTAHATTRVTTTVSDTKESPPTDKYFFKNAIVTADNGRCSVVGRDILQAGGSAVDGAIASLLCNGIANTLFHGIGGGNFMVIYDKKRGKVEAIDAREQAPAAATQNMYIDHPKDDASTVGGLAVGVPGEVECFWTAHMKYGKLPWKDLFEPSIKLAEEGMEIDGALAYGIRYTENYIRTMPNLGKSEKMIFEISNAECQRWPRTEVFLKDDGSLKQEGDIMFRPKLAHTYRRIAAGGAEAFYTGRLADDIVADIKEQGGIITAEDMRNYRVRFREPVTAEFDGLKAYSLPPPSSGAVLMLILNILRGYNMTEDSVRDKESKILTYHRMVEAFKFAYAKRSLLGDIDFEDVADITANMTSPEYAASLRDKIHDNQTHDYLYYGPDFYLKDDAGTSHLCATDADGNAVAVTATINLHFGSKVMGTRTGIIFNNEMDDFSTPNTTNAHGVPASESNYIKPGKRPMSSMSPTIVLDGNGDVQLLVGASGGPTITTSVALIAARTLWFGQSIQDAMNNARFHHQLIPDRIDFETKMDEDIVNGLKDMGHTTNGKNSIASATAVRRVKGGYAGYSDERTAGGYPSGY, encoded by the exons CAAGAAGGTGTCCAGGAAAGTACTGGTTGTAATCTCCCTCGTCTGTGCTATTTGCGCCGTTGGTGGCGGGCTGATACTGATCTACGCACTCGATGAATGCTCTTTTTCACGTTGCTCACAGACCCCACCTGGACATGAAGAATTGCACGACGGGAGCAGTACGGCCCATGCAACAACCAGGGTAACTACAACAGTCAGTGACACAAAAGAGTCGCCCCCGACAGATaaatatttcttcaaaaatgCTATTGTCACCGCTGACAATGGAAGATGCTCAGTCGTTGGAAG GGATATATTGCAGGCCGGGGGAAGTGCCGTTGATGGCGCTATTGCAAGCCTGCTGTGCAACGGTATAGCTAACACACTATTTCACGGCATCGGTGGAGGTAACTTTATGGTCATTTACGACAAGAAAAGAGGAAAAGTTGAAGCAATCGATGCACGTGAACAAGCGCCCGCAGCGGCGACACAGAACATGTATATAGATCACCCGAAAGATGATGCTTCAACAGTCG GCGGGTTGGCTGTAGGTGTACCGGGTGAAGTAGAGTGTTTCTGGACAGCCCACATGAAGTACGGTAAACTGCCGTGGAAGGACCTCTTCGAGCCGTCTATCAAATTAGCTGAAGAGGGCATGGAAATCGATGGTGCTCTCGCCTACGGGATAAGATACACAGAAAACTACATAAGAACGATGCCGAACCTTggtaaaagtgaaaaaatgatttttgaaatcTCTAATGCTGAATGTCAAAGATGGCCGCGAAC cGAAGTTTTCCTCAAGGATGACGGAAGTCTAAAGCAAGAGGGTGACATAATGTTTCGACCGAAATTAGCCCACACATACAGGAGAATCGCCGCTGGGGGCGCTGAAGCATTCTACACTGGTCGATTGGCTGACGATATCGTCGCAGACATTAAAGAACAAG GTGGCATCATCACCGCGGAGGATATGAGAAATTATCGCGTGAGATTTCGAGAACCTGTCACGGCTGAGTTCGATGGACTGAAAGCCTATTCATTACCACCGCCCTCTAGCGGTGCTGTGCTGATGTTGATACTGAATATTCTCAGAG GGTACAACATGACTGAAGATAGCGTCAGAGATAAGGAGTCCAAGATTCTAACCTATCATCGCATGGTGGAGGccttcaaatttgcatatgccaAACGATCTCTCCTCGGAGACATTGACTTTGAAGACGTCGCTGAC ATCACCGCCAACATGACGTCACCGGAGTATGCAGCCAGTCTTAGAGATAAGATTCATGATAATCAGACGCATGATTATCTTTATTACGGACCTGATTTCTATCTCAAAGACGACGCTGGAACATCTCATCTATGTGCAACAGACGCTGATGGCAACGCCGTGGCAGTAACTGCCACCATTAACCTTCA CTTCGGGTCAAAGGTTATGGGTACTCGAACGGGTATCATATTCAACAACGAAATGGACGATTTCTCTACTCCAAACACAACAAACGCACACGGAGTACCAGCCTCCGAGTCAAACTACATCAAACCAGGGAAGCGACCGATGTCCTCGATGTCACCTACCATTGTACTTGATGGCAACGGTGATGTACAACTACTTGTTGGTGCCTCAGGGGGACCGACAATCACCACTTCAGTTGCACTG ATTGCTGCCAGGACTCTGTGGTTCGGACAAAGTATACAAGATGCAATGAACAACGCCCGATTTCATCACCAGCTAATACCGGACAGGATTGACTTTGAGACAAAGATGGACGAG GACATAGTGAACGGTCTTAAAGATATGGGGCATACAACAAATGGAAAGAATTCCATAGCAAGTGCAACTGCAGTTCGAAGAGTCAAGGGTGGATATGCAGGCTATTCGGATGAGCGAACGGCAGGTGGCTACCCATCGGGATATTGA